In a genomic window of Streptomyces roseoviridis:
- a CDS encoding MFS transporter — protein sequence MRSPLAGTLQSLSVRNFRLFAAGQLVSVAGTWMMVVAQDWLVLFLTGDSGTALGVVTALQFAPLLLLTLYAGGLADRHDKRRLLMAANLVSGVLALLLGVLVLTGAAGLWHVCLFALALGIVNAVEVPTRMSFVSELVGADLLPNASALSAAYFNVARVAGPALAGLLIGWFGTATVMLLNAVSYLATVAALRAMRPGELHRSKRRPARAPVMDGVRHMATRRDLLLPMVLVAVVGMLGFNFQLTLPLLAKTEFHADAAAFGLLTTAFAAGSLLAAFVTTRRRGRPAAGVVIGSALAAGILQCAAGLAPTYAWAAVLLLCTGFGSLYFAQAANHRIQLGTDPAYRGRVMALYTLVFQGTTPLGALLIGALSERYGARAGLLAGGGATLLAALAVLAAHLRTGGHRPGASSVPYAREDPHAIDPHLTRRNTP from the coding sequence ATGAGATCACCTCTCGCGGGCACGCTCCAGTCCCTGTCCGTCCGCAACTTCCGGCTCTTCGCGGCGGGACAGCTCGTCTCCGTCGCCGGCACCTGGATGATGGTCGTCGCCCAGGACTGGCTCGTGCTCTTTCTGACCGGCGACTCCGGGACCGCCCTGGGCGTCGTGACCGCCCTGCAGTTCGCGCCGCTGCTGCTGCTCACCCTCTACGCGGGCGGGCTCGCCGACCGCCACGACAAGCGCCGGCTGCTGATGGCCGCCAACCTCGTGTCGGGCGTCCTGGCGCTCCTCCTCGGAGTCCTCGTGCTCACCGGCGCGGCCGGACTGTGGCACGTCTGCCTCTTCGCCCTCGCACTCGGCATCGTCAACGCGGTCGAGGTGCCCACCCGGATGTCCTTCGTCAGCGAGCTCGTCGGCGCCGACCTGCTGCCCAACGCCTCGGCGCTCAGCGCCGCGTACTTCAACGTGGCGCGGGTCGCCGGGCCGGCGCTGGCGGGCCTGCTGATCGGCTGGTTCGGCACCGCGACCGTGATGCTGCTCAACGCGGTCAGCTACCTGGCGACCGTCGCCGCCCTGCGCGCGATGCGTCCCGGGGAGCTGCACCGCTCGAAGCGGCGGCCCGCGCGGGCGCCCGTCATGGACGGCGTACGGCACATGGCGACCCGCCGCGACCTGCTGCTCCCGATGGTCCTCGTGGCCGTCGTCGGCATGCTGGGCTTCAACTTCCAGCTCACCCTGCCGCTGCTCGCCAAGACCGAGTTCCACGCGGACGCCGCCGCCTTCGGGCTGCTCACCACGGCCTTCGCGGCCGGTTCGCTGCTCGCGGCGTTCGTCACCACGCGCCGCCGCGGCCGGCCCGCGGCCGGTGTCGTCATCGGCTCCGCCCTCGCCGCCGGGATCCTCCAGTGCGCGGCCGGGCTCGCCCCCACCTACGCCTGGGCCGCGGTGCTGCTGCTGTGCACCGGATTCGGCTCGCTCTACTTCGCCCAGGCGGCCAACCACCGCATCCAGCTGGGCACCGACCCCGCCTACCGGGGACGGGTGATGGCCCTCTACACGCTCGTCTTCCAGGGGACCACTCCCCTGGGCGCCCTCCTGATCGGCGCCCTCAGCGAGCGGTACGGCGCCCGCGCCGGGCTCCTGGCGGGCGGCGGCGCCACGCTCCTGGCCGCCCTCGCCGTGCTGGCCGCGCACCTGCGGACCGGAGGGCACCGGCCCGGGGCGTCCTCGGTCCCGTACGCCCGGGAAGACCCGCACGCCATAGATCCGCACCTCACACGGAGGAACACACCATGA
- a CDS encoding acyl-CoA carboxylase subunit beta: MATAGTPQDSIQARIDELAEIKESARQGPDPAATERQHSKGKLTAQERIALLLDKGSFNEVEPLRRHRASGFGLEDKKPYSDGVVTGWGTVHGRTVFVYAHDFRIFGGALGEAHAQKIHKIMDLAEAAGAPLVSLNDGAGARIQEGVTALAGYGGIFQRNTRSSGVIPQISVMLGPCAGGAAYSPALTDFVFMVRETSQMFITGPDVVKAVTGEEISQNGLGGADVHSATSGVSHFAYDTEEECIEDVRYLLSLLPANNRELSPVERSGDPVDRINDALLDLVPSGAGQAYDIRKVIEEVVDDGDYFEVHPAWATNIVCAFARLDGHVVGIVANQPASMAGVLDINASEKGARFVQFCDAFNIPLITLVDVPGFLPGVDQEHNGIIRRGAKLLYAYCNATVPRISLVLRKAYGGAYIVMDSRSIGADLALAWPTNEIAVMGAEGAANVIFRREINAAEDPEAVRRQRIEEYKNELMHPYYAAERGLIDDVIDPRETRSVLIRSLAMLRAKHADLPSRKHGNAPQ; the protein is encoded by the coding sequence ATGGCCACAGCAGGCACACCGCAGGACTCGATCCAGGCCCGGATCGACGAGCTGGCCGAGATCAAGGAGAGCGCGCGGCAGGGCCCCGACCCGGCGGCCACCGAACGCCAGCACAGCAAGGGCAAGCTGACCGCGCAGGAGCGGATCGCCCTGCTCCTGGACAAGGGCTCGTTCAACGAGGTCGAGCCGCTGCGGCGGCACCGGGCCAGCGGCTTCGGGCTGGAGGACAAGAAGCCGTACAGCGACGGCGTCGTCACCGGCTGGGGCACCGTCCACGGCCGCACCGTCTTCGTCTACGCCCATGACTTCCGGATCTTCGGCGGTGCGCTCGGCGAGGCCCACGCGCAGAAGATCCACAAGATCATGGACCTGGCCGAGGCGGCCGGCGCCCCGCTGGTCTCGCTCAACGACGGGGCGGGCGCCCGCATCCAGGAGGGCGTCACCGCGCTCGCCGGCTACGGGGGCATCTTCCAGCGCAACACCCGCTCCTCCGGGGTGATCCCGCAGATCTCGGTGATGCTCGGCCCGTGCGCGGGCGGCGCCGCCTACTCCCCCGCGCTCACGGACTTCGTGTTCATGGTCCGCGAGACCTCGCAGATGTTCATCACCGGTCCGGACGTCGTCAAGGCGGTCACCGGCGAGGAGATCTCGCAGAACGGGCTGGGTGGCGCCGACGTCCACTCGGCCACCTCGGGCGTGTCGCACTTCGCGTACGACACCGAGGAGGAGTGCATCGAGGACGTCCGCTACCTGCTCTCGCTGCTGCCCGCCAACAACCGCGAGCTGTCGCCGGTGGAGCGCTCCGGCGACCCGGTCGACCGGATCAACGACGCGCTGCTCGACCTGGTGCCGTCCGGCGCCGGGCAGGCGTACGACATCCGCAAGGTGATCGAGGAGGTCGTCGACGACGGCGACTACTTCGAGGTGCACCCGGCCTGGGCGACGAACATCGTCTGCGCCTTCGCCCGGCTCGACGGGCACGTGGTCGGCATCGTCGCCAACCAGCCGGCCTCCATGGCCGGTGTGCTCGACATCAACGCCTCGGAGAAGGGCGCGCGGTTCGTGCAGTTCTGCGACGCCTTCAACATCCCGCTGATCACCCTGGTCGACGTGCCCGGCTTCCTGCCGGGCGTGGACCAGGAGCACAACGGCATCATCCGGCGCGGGGCCAAGCTCCTGTACGCCTACTGCAACGCGACCGTGCCGCGGATCTCGCTGGTGCTGCGCAAGGCCTACGGCGGCGCGTACATCGTCATGGACTCGCGCTCGATCGGCGCGGACCTGGCGCTGGCGTGGCCGACCAACGAGATCGCGGTGATGGGCGCCGAGGGCGCGGCCAACGTCATCTTCCGGCGGGAGATCAACGCCGCCGAGGACCCGGAGGCCGTGCGCAGGCAGCGCATCGAGGAGTACAAGAACGAGCTGATGCACCCCTACTACGCGGCCGAGCGCGGGCTGATCGACGACGTCATCGACCCGCGGGAGACCCGCTCGGTGCTGATCCGGTCCCTCGCGATGCTGCGCGCCAAGCACGCGGACCTGCCCTCGCGCAAGCACGGCAACGCCCCGCAGTGA
- a CDS encoding TcmI family type II polyketide cyclase, which yields MHSNLIVARMEPGSSGNVADLFRAFDATEMPHRMGTRRRQLFHYRGLYFHLQDFDTDQGGKQIEEAKHDPRFVRISEDLKPFIEAYDPATWRSPADAMATRFYHWEGTQ from the coding sequence ATGCACAGCAATCTGATCGTGGCACGGATGGAGCCCGGATCGAGCGGCAACGTGGCCGATCTCTTCCGCGCGTTCGATGCCACCGAGATGCCGCACCGGATGGGCACGCGCCGGCGCCAGCTCTTCCACTACCGCGGCCTCTACTTCCACCTCCAGGACTTCGACACCGACCAGGGCGGCAAGCAGATCGAGGAGGCGAAGCACGACCCGCGCTTCGTGCGGATCAGCGAAGACCTGAAGCCGTTCATCGAGGCGTACGACCCGGCGACCTGGCGCTCGCCCGCGGACGCCATGGCGACCCGCTTCTACCACTGGGAGGGCACGCAGTGA
- a CDS encoding beta-ketoacyl-[acyl-carrier-protein] synthase family protein, with product MSGRRVVITGLEVLAPGGVGRDAFWSLLSEGRTATRGITFFDPSPFRSRVAAEIDFDAEAHGLSPQEIRRMDRAGQFAVVAARGAVADSGIDLAEHAPHRVGVTVGTAVGATMGLDQEYRVVSDGGRLNLVDHTYAVPHLYNHLVPSSFAAEVAWAVGAEGANAVVSTGCTSGIDSIGYAVELIREGSLDVLVAGATDAPISPITMACFDAIRATTPRYDEPERASRPFDGTRNGFVLGEGTAFFVLEELESARRRGARIYAEIAGYATRSNAYHMTGLRPDGAEMAEAIRVALDEARMNGDEIDYINAHGSGTKQNDRHETAAFKKSLGDHAYATPVSSIKSMVGHSLGAIGAIEIAASTLAMTHNVVPPTANLHTPDPECDLDYVPVTAREHQTDAVLTVGSGFGGFQSAMVLARPERTAA from the coding sequence GTGAGCGGCCGACGCGTAGTCATCACGGGCCTGGAGGTCCTGGCCCCCGGCGGCGTGGGCCGTGACGCCTTCTGGTCGCTGCTGAGCGAGGGCCGCACGGCGACCCGCGGCATCACCTTCTTCGACCCGTCGCCGTTCCGTTCCCGGGTGGCGGCCGAGATCGACTTCGACGCCGAGGCGCACGGGCTCAGCCCGCAGGAGATCCGGCGCATGGACCGGGCCGGCCAGTTCGCCGTGGTCGCCGCCCGCGGCGCCGTCGCCGACAGCGGCATCGACCTCGCCGAGCACGCCCCGCACCGCGTCGGCGTCACCGTCGGCACGGCCGTCGGCGCCACGATGGGCCTCGACCAGGAGTACCGGGTCGTCAGCGACGGCGGCCGGCTGAACCTGGTCGACCACACGTACGCGGTCCCGCACCTCTACAACCACCTGGTGCCCAGCTCCTTCGCCGCCGAGGTGGCCTGGGCCGTGGGCGCCGAGGGCGCCAACGCCGTGGTCTCCACCGGCTGCACCTCGGGCATCGACTCCATCGGCTACGCCGTCGAGCTGATCCGCGAGGGCTCCCTCGACGTGCTGGTCGCCGGCGCCACCGACGCCCCGATCTCGCCGATCACGATGGCGTGCTTCGACGCGATCCGCGCCACCACCCCGCGGTACGACGAGCCGGAGCGCGCCTCGCGCCCGTTCGACGGCACCCGCAACGGCTTCGTCCTCGGCGAGGGCACCGCCTTCTTCGTGCTGGAGGAGCTGGAGAGCGCCCGCCGCCGCGGCGCCCGCATCTACGCGGAGATCGCCGGCTACGCGACCCGCTCCAACGCGTACCACATGACCGGTCTGCGCCCCGACGGCGCCGAGATGGCCGAGGCCATCCGCGTCGCGCTCGACGAGGCGAGGATGAACGGCGACGAGATCGACTACATCAACGCGCACGGCTCGGGCACCAAGCAGAACGACCGCCACGAGACGGCCGCGTTCAAGAAGAGCCTCGGCGACCACGCGTACGCCACCCCGGTGAGCTCCATCAAGTCGATGGTCGGCCACTCCCTCGGCGCGATCGGCGCCATCGAGATCGCCGCGTCGACGCTGGCGATGACGCACAACGTGGTGCCGCCGACGGCGAACCTCCACACCCCCGACCCCGAATGCGATCTCGACTATGTGCCCGTCACCGCGCGGGAGCACCAGACGGACGCCGTGCTGACCGTCGGCAGTGGCTTTGGAGGCTTCCAGAGCGCGATGGTCCTGGCCCGGCCGGAAAGGACCGCGGCATGA
- a CDS encoding TetR/AcrR family transcriptional regulator, which produces MTIQQATSAPVQAGSAEERRDIVQAARAVFAREGWTHTGVLDVAVECGLDEATVTHYFKDKERLLLAVLLEGAASVAASLTVIAEEHLSEITDLEKDLTELGRAWLTPLAAFPEHFAIVRHLGAEIATWPAGVVEMWRTAGPRQANRELARRLARVAEQGLLSFEDPEHAAERFVQLVAGGVVQRSFHGAVPLSDFERDAVISAGVADFIRLYRPGADR; this is translated from the coding sequence ATGACCATCCAGCAGGCAACGAGCGCCCCCGTCCAGGCCGGCTCGGCGGAGGAGCGCAGGGACATCGTCCAGGCGGCCCGTGCCGTCTTCGCCCGCGAGGGCTGGACCCACACCGGCGTCCTGGACGTCGCCGTGGAGTGCGGGCTCGACGAGGCCACCGTCACGCACTACTTCAAGGACAAGGAGCGGCTGCTGCTCGCCGTCCTCCTGGAGGGCGCCGCGTCGGTCGCCGCCTCGCTGACCGTCATCGCCGAGGAGCACCTGTCGGAGATCACCGACCTGGAGAAGGACCTGACGGAGCTGGGCCGCGCCTGGCTGACGCCGCTGGCCGCCTTCCCGGAGCACTTCGCGATCGTGCGGCACCTGGGCGCCGAGATCGCGACGTGGCCGGCCGGGGTGGTCGAGATGTGGCGGACCGCCGGTCCGCGGCAGGCCAACCGCGAGCTGGCCCGCCGGCTCGCCCGCGTCGCCGAGCAGGGGCTGCTCTCCTTCGAGGACCCGGAGCACGCCGCCGAGCGCTTCGTCCAGCTGGTCGCGGGCGGTGTCGTCCAGCGGTCCTTCCACGGCGCCGTGCCGCTGTCGGACTTCGAGCGCGACGCGGTGATCAGCGCCGGTGTCGCCGACTTCATCCGGCTGTACCGGCCGGGCGCCGACCGCTGA